ATATCTAATCATCAATGCTGCGAGCGAATTGGCTCGACTTAAATTATACAATGGTGCAGCTATTCAAGAGTCAGTCGACACGCAATTAACCGCTTTATTCTCGCGTTATAACAGTTATGGCTTTGGCGATGGTGTCTGGTTAGCTGCGGCTGATGTCGCGACCTATTATGCTGATTGTGGCCAGTTTGGGATTTGTAATTTTGATAAAGAACTAGAAGTAAAGGTACTTTCTCAACAACATAGTTGTAGCGATACGATAAAGGTTAGAGCACAAGCGCTCACGGCCCAGCAATTAACTTCAGCGTGTCAAACCATGGAAGCGGAAGAGGGGCGATTCCACACGATGCTGGAAACAGGTAGCTTACCTGTTGCCGATGATAACAATGATTTTCTGCAAGTGAATATCTTTAATAGCAGTGCAGACTATAAAAAATATGCCAAAGCCATTTTTAAGATCAGCACCGACAACGGTGGTATGTATTTAGAAGGTAATCCCAGCGATGTGAATAATGTTGCTAATTTTGTTGCATACGAGGCCAGTTATGCAAAACCGGATCATTACATCTGGAACTTAGAGCATGAATACGTGCATTATCTTGATGGGCGTTTTGACCTGTATGGTGACTTCAATGCACCGACTAAGCCTATCGTCTGGTGGAGTGAAGGGGTGGCTGAGTACATTGCAAACCTCAATGATAATCAAGCCGCAATAGATACAATCAAAGATGGCTCAGTTTATACGCTAGCCGAAATCTTCAGCACGACTTATGACGGTTTTGATCAAGATAGAATTTACCGTTGGGGTTATTTAGGAGTGAGATTCCTGTATGAGAAGCATTTTGATGAAGTGCTCGCAATGCGACAGGAAACGAGACAAGCAAATTGGAATGCGTACCAAGCCCGTATGGACCGACTCGCATCACAGTATCAATCAGAGTTTGTTCAATGGTGTAATGAGCTTGCCGCTGGTGGTCAGAATAGCGCACCAACTTCAGAGATTAATGGCCCGTACTCTGGTGACGTTAATCAAGCGATACAGTTTTCAAGCCAAGGTAGTGTCGACCCAGATGGTGATGCACTCACTTATCTGTGGCGTTTTGGTGATGGTAGTCAAAGTAATGAAGCCAATCCCACGCACAGTTATGTGCAAGCAGGCGAGTATCAAATTAGCTTAACAGTGAGTGATCCTAGCGGTTTGAATCACACTAGCAATACAGTGGCTACCGTGAGCGCAACGACGTCAAACAAACTACAGTCTGGCGTAGCTGTCACGGTTGCGGGCGAGCAAGATGAGCAAGTTGCATTTTCAATTGATGTTGTGGCTGGTAGCGATAAATTAGTCATCAGCACGTCTGGAGGCACAGGTGATGCCGATCTTTACGTTAAGTTGGGCTCGGCGCCAACGTTCAGCGAGTATGATTGCAGACCATACCAATCCGGTAACGAAGAGGTATGTGAAATCACTACACCTGCCGCTGGCACCTATTACATTATGCTGCATGGTTATAATCGCTTTGAAAATGTGCAGTTGTTAGGAGAAATCGTAACAAATTCAACAATAGAGGACGTATGTCAGTCGCAGGGTAGTGTCTCTAATGGTAGATTAGCAGCGGATGAAACAATTTGCCTTGGAAGCCAAGAGCCGATGTGGTTTAGCCTTGAGAATGTAAGTGGTCAACAATCGGTGGTGATCAAAACAGCTCATGGTAGTGGTGATCTTGGGCTTGAATACAGCAATGCAGGATGGCCAAATGGCACTAATGTGGATGCAAGCTCGTTCAATCAAGGTAACCAAGAGTGCATTGAGATAAGTGCGCAATCTGAATATTGGGGATACTTGAAAGTGTCAGGAGCACCAACGGGGGCAGCGCTGAAAGTGTCTTATAACAAAGATGGTTGTCAGTAATTGCCTAATACTAAGGCAGACATAATGAAAGTAATAAAACGGGTGATACAGGTCACAGTTATTACTTGTTCATAATTTGTTTTTGTTATATTTTTGTAAAATAAGGGGCCTTTGGTCCCTTTGCTCATTTAAAAGCATGTAAAAGGAATTAACCGATGTGCCGAGAAGGAGCTAGGCTGTAGTTTTAGACTGTATTAAAAGTTTAGGTTAGACACGAGGCACTCAGTGTTAAAAAAGTATTGTATTGCCATTGTTACTTGGTTAATGGTGGCCTTTTCAGTGACAGCCGCTGAAACCCAAATTCTCTACGTATATCATCACAAGCCGCCCTATATTATTGATCTAGAAGCGCAAAAAGGTCTTTATTTTGATTTAGCAAAACTGATTAATGCCGTGCAAAAAGAGCTGCAGGTAGAAGTACGTTTTGTACCACGTAAACGCTTAGATAAGCAGCTCGAACAGCAAACGCTCAAAGGATTTATTTTAGGGGTAAACCCAGCTTGGTTTGATGACCGCAAAAAACAAAAGTATTTGTGGAGCGGCCCGTTAATGTATGACACGGACGAATTCGTCTCACATGTAGAGCAACCGTTTGAATATTATCACCCTAGCTCATTGTACGGTAATCAAGTTGGCGCCATTGCAGGGTACTACTACCGCCACTTAGATCAAGGAGTGGAGCAAGCCAATATCCAGCGAGTGAATGTAAATTCCGAAGAAGCACTATTGGAGATGATCCTCAAAAGGCGGGTGAGTATTGCCATTGTTAGTCGCTCTACGACAGAATATCTTATTGCTAAAAATGGTTGGAAGCGAGTGTTCCACTTTTCTCAAAATCCCCATGAAACCTATTTTAGAGCAATATTGGCGCCTAAAGATTCAGCATCGGATTTTGAGGCGCTACAACAGGTGTTAGATTCCAAGCCTTTCAAAAAGCAACTGGTGAAACTGCTTAAAAGCTACCATCTTGCTTATTGAAGTAAGGGGGAAAGGAGCGGTAGTTATTCTGATTTCAGGTTAGATACATCGCTCCGGTGCTATAGTGATTACCAGTAATTATTACCAACTACCCGTATTTTCCATTGACTGCCAAGGCTCGGCTGGAGGTAACGCATCACCTTGTTGGAGTAATTCGATAGAAATTCCATCTGGAGATTTAACAAATGCCATGTGACCACAGCGCGGTGGCCGGTTGATCACCACACCTGCATCTTGCAGCTTTTGGCAAAGTGCATAAATGTTTTCTACGGCAAAGGCCAAGTGGCCAAAATTACGACCACCACTGTATTCTTCCGGATCCCAGTTATAGGTAAGTTCGATAGTAGGAGAAAAGCTTTGCTGCGCTTGCTCAACTTGATCAGGGGCGGCGAGATAAATCAAACTGAAGCGGCCTTGTTCACTGTCATAACGTTTTACTTCAACGAGACCTAAGAGGTCGCAATAAAACTTCATTGATTCATCAAGATCACGTACTCGTACCATGGTATGTAAGTATTTCATTATGTATTCCGTTTAGACTCTAGTCAGTAAATTTTAAAGTGTTACACATCAGATTGAAAGGTCAACAGACCTCAGGCACCTAGATGACCGGATAAAAAAGTAATTGATTTCTGGTAATTTTTAGTACTGCTAGTTAAGCTTTTGTGAGATTGAGAATTAATGATTCAAAAGGGCGCTCAATGATGGCAGAACTTCCTGAAGTAATAGATAGCATGACCGATATCGTTTCGTGTTTAAACACCAGCGAATCTTTGGAGCACTTCTTGTTGAATGTGCACTGTATTGTGCAAAAAATTACTTACGCGGACAATTTCTATGTGGTTTTGCAAAGACAAGATGGCGAGTTTGAATTTCCCTATTTCCATGATGTCAAAGACAGTATTTCGCTCGAGGAATTAAATAGTCTAACTAGCACAGAAATAGACAAAACGCTTACTAGTTATGCGCTGCGCTCTGACAGTGTAAAGAACTATTCTGAGCATGCTTTGATGGCACTGACCGAGAAAGGGGTTATTGAAATGTTAGGCAGTTTCCCCAAGCAATGGCTGTGCTTTCCGCTAATCAATCGCGACAAGCATTTAGGCGCGTTTGTGATCCAATCCTACCGTCGTAGCGATGAATATTCAGAAGCCATGGTGGATTTGTTGTATACCGTTAGTCATGTTATTGCGTCTGCGATGGATGCATTTGCAAACCAGCAAGCACTCATTGAAGCGAATAAAGCGCTTAGAACCCATGAGCTTGAACTGGAAGCAATGGTAGAAAAACGCACCCATGAACTTAGTGTGAGTTTAGAGGAATTAAGAACAGAGGTCGAAAAGCGCAAATCACTTCAAGAAAAGCTAGAATTTGATGCCTACCACGATAACCTTACGCAATTGGCGAATCGAAAATACCTATTTAACGAGCTGAATAAAATGTCTGCTCGCTCGATGCGACAGCCAGTAAATGTGTATTTAGGGTATCTCGATTTAGATAACTTCAAGCCGATTAATGATAATCACGGCCATCATAGTGGTGACGAGGTTTTGGTACATGTAGCAAGACGTCTACAAGAAGCGTTACGAGAGTATGACTTTGTTTGTCGTATTGGTGGAGATGAGTTTGTCTTTGTGATTAATGAAAAAATTGCTCGGGACTTGCTTGAAAGCTTAGCAAATCGCCTTTTGGGTGTGATAAATGAAGATATCTTGCTTACCAATGGTGAGTTGGTAAATGTCGGTTGTAGCATCGGCATGGCGGTTTCTGAGGGCGTGGAATTCAGTGCGGAATCGTTGTTAAAAGTAGCGGATCAAGCGTTATATGAGTCGAAAGGAAAGGGCAAGAATCAGGTCTCATTTAGCTTCAAATAACACTGAATATAAGATTAATATTTTGTTATTTATCATGTTTTTATAAAATTTCATGATATTGCTCGTTGCCCTTTGCTTTAAGCAGATGATTGATTTAGGATCAGGCTTTATAGTCAGAAAAACATGGACATTATGATCATCAGGCTGATCCTTATTGCACTGTTTTGTTTTGCTATGACGGCAAAAGCAGTTGAAGTTCAAAATTTATATGAAGCCTCGCTGAGTGTTAGCGACAAATCTCGCGCAACGCGAGCGCAAGCGAGCCAACAGGCATTATTAAAAGTGTTGCAAAAGCTCACAGGTAAAGCCGATGATTTTTCTCACCCTTCGATCCAAGCGAGCCTTAAGCGCATCTCAGATTACATGCTGAGATATGAATATTATGATCGACAAGGCGTAACCAAAATAAAGGTGGAGTTTGAGCCTGGTAAGGTCGAAGATCTAGTCAGAGAAGCTGGCCTACCGCTTTGGGGTAACCGCCGTCCTATGGTCGCGATTTGGATGGTGATTGAAGATAATTTCCGCCGAGAGTTTGTTACGCAAGAAAGCTACCCCCAACTCGAACGCCTGATTTATGACACCGCAGACGAATGGGGCGTGCCAGTGGTTGTTCCTTTGATGGATCTTGAAGATCGCAGTAATGTGAGTATCGCAGAGGTGTGGGGAAACTTTTCTAACGAAGTTGAGGAAGCGTCATTGCGTTATGAGGCGGAGCGCGTTATCACCGCACGTTTGTTTCAGCCCCCCCATACAAATTCTTGGCAGCTAGACTGGCGCTACACTGATGCTGAATATTTTGAGCCTGAGCAATATGTCGGTGACAAACAGCAAGTCATTATTGATATGGTGAATCAGCTATCTAGCACCTTAGCTCAGAAATATGTTATCGATCCTAATCTCACTTTAGAAGCCCATCGAACTGAAATTGTCGTTGAGCAATTACAGTCATTTACGGATGTAGAAATGGCGAAGCGTCGTTTGCTATCTATGAGTACCGTGGTGGGTGTCGATGTGATCTACCGTGCGAAAACAGCAGTGAAGTTTGCGATTGAACATACCTCAAATGTATCAGACTTGCGTAAAACGATTGCATTGGAGCAAAGCTTTAAGGCGTACGAAGACCCGAGAGCCTATTATCAAATCGCAGACGACAACAACCTTAAATACAATTGGGTGGGTAAATAGGATGGAATCGCCACGTCAAATGGCGTTGCCAGTGACGCTGCCTGATGACGAAACCTTTGCCTCTTATTTTGGCGGTGAAGCTTCATTGGAAGTAAGCCACTTAAAAAATGGTCTTGCCCGTCGTTTAACCGGTTTTCAGTACACTTATCTGTGTGGATTGGCAGACTCTGGCAAGTCGCACTTGCTTTATGCCACGTGCATTGAAGCGCAAGAGCTTGGACTCTCGACTATTTTATTGTCGGTGCGAGAAGTGTTGGATTTTGGTCCCTTAGTGTTAGATGGGCTCGATGCATTGGATGTAGTTTGTATAGACGATGTGCATTTGGTTGCAGGGGATGAAGCGTGGGAAAAAGCCTTATTTAACTTTTTCAATCGTTTTAATGAAAAAGGCAAATGCCTAGTGGTTACTGCCGATCTGTTGCCCAACATGCTGAATTTGTCACTACCAGACTTAGAATCGCGTCTAACCTGGGGAACGACCTTTCAGATCCGCTCGATGAGTGATGATGATAAAGCCGAAGCCTTAGTAAAAAGAGCGCATATGCGTGGCCTTGAGCTATCCGATGAATGTGCGCGATTTTTGCTCACGAGATTGAGTCGTGATATGCGCGCTTTACTTGATGTATTGGATAAACTCGATCACGCATCCATGGCTGCGCAAAGAAAGTTAACAATTCCTTTTATAAAAGCCACTTTAAAGCTGTAACAGGGCTAGAATATCGCCTTGCAATTCAGTTATCATAAGAGATTAAATAACAGCAAATTACCTCAGCAAAGATCAGGTAGACAATGAATTTAGAAAATATTTTAGCGCAAGCGCTTGAAGCCGTTGAGCAGGCAAGCGAAATTGCGCACCTTGAGGAAGTTAGAGTTAACTACCTTGGTAAAAAAGGTGAGATCACAGGTCTTCTTAAAACGCTAGGCAAACTAGCACCAGAAGAGCGTAAAGATGCAGGTCAAGTGATTAACCAAGCTAAGACCCAAGTACAAGATGCGATTACGGTAAAACGTGAAGCGTTAGCCAATGCAGCACTTGAGCAGAAGCTAGCAGCTGAGACGATTGATGTGACGTTGCCGGGTCGTACAATGCCAGCTGGTGGTCTTCACCCAGTTACTCGCACTATTGAGCGTATTGAGCAGTTTTTTGGTGAGCTAGGATTTGCTGTTAAATCTGGCCCAGAGGTTGAAGATGACTTTCATAACTTTGACGCGCTAAATATTCCAGAGCACCACCCAGCGCGTGCCGATCATGATACTTTCTATTTCAATCCTAAATTGGTACTACGTACACAAACCAGTGGCGTTCAGATCCGTACTATGGAAGCTGAGCAGCCGCCTTTGCGAATTATCTCGCCAGGTCGTGTATACCGTAACGATTACGATCAAACACATACGCCAATGTTCCACCAAGTTGAAGGCTTGATGGTCGACACTAACGTGAGCTTTACAGAACTTAAAGGGATTTTGCACGATTTCCTACGCAACTTCTTTGAAGAAGATATGGAAATTCGCTTCCGTCCTTCATACTTCCCGTTTACAGAACCTTCAGCTGAGGTGGACGTAAAAGGTAAAAATGGTAAATGGCTTGAAGTACTAGGCTGCGGCATGGTGCACCCGAACGTATTACGCTCGGTAGGCATTGACCCTGAAAAATACACTGGTTTCGCCTTTGGTATGGGGGTTGAGCGTTTGACGATGTTACGTTATGGCGTAACTGACTTAAGAGCTTTCTTCGAAAACGACTTAAAATTCCTAAACCAATTCAGATAAGAGCGACAAAAGTATGAAATTCAGTGAAAAGTGGTTACGCGAGTGGGTCAATCCAGCAATTGATACTGATGCGCTATCTGAGCAATTATCAATGGCGGGTTTAGAAGTTGATGGCGTAGACCCTGTTGCCGGTGACTTCCAAGGTGTGGTTATCGGTGAAGTGGTTGAATGTGGTCAACACCCAGATGCCGACAAACTTAGAGTAACAAAAGTAAACGTAGGCGAAGACGAACTACTAGATATTGTCTGTGGTGCCGCTAACTGCCGTGCCGGTTTAAAAGTGGCGGTTGCTAAAGTGGGCGCAACGCTTCCAGGCGATTTCAAAATTAAGAAAGCTAAACTTCGTGGCCAGCCGTCTCACGGTATGCTGTGTGCGTTTGAAGAGCTTGGCATGGCGGAAAGTTCAGACGGTATTTTAGAACTCCCTATGGATGCGCCAATCGGTCAAGATATTCGTGAATACTTCGGCTTGAACGATGTAACGATTGATGTCGATTTAACGGCTAACCGTAGCGACTGTTTAGGGATCAAAGGTCTGGCTCGTGAAGTTGGAGTACTAAACAGCATCGACGTAACAGAAGTTGCTATCACGCCAGTTACGCCAACGATTGATGATAAAATCTCTATTGAACTGGTAAACAGCGAAGCATGTCCACGCTACTTAGGTCGTGTGATCAAGGGCGTTAATGTTAAAGCAGAGACCCCGTTTTGGATGGTAGAGAAACTGCGCCGCTGCGGTGTACGCTCAATTGATCCCGTTGTTGATGTTACGAACTACGTATTGCTTGAGCTAGGTCACCCTATGCACGCGTTCGATTTAAGCCAAATAGAAGGTGGAATTAAAGTACGTAACGCCTTTGAGAATGAAGAGCTAGTATTGTTAGACGGCAACACAGCGAAGCTTAATCCATCAACACTACTGATTGCTGATGATAATAAAGCACTTGCGATGGCAGGTATTTTCGGTGGTGAACAGTCAGGTGTTAGTGAAGAGACAAAAGACATCTTGTTAGAAAGCGCGTTCTTTGCACCGCTTGCGATTGCAGGTCAGGCACGCAGCTACGGTTTGCATACCGATGCATCGCACCGTTATGAGCGTGGTGTAGACCCTGTACTTCAGCGTGATGCGATGGAAAGAGCAACAGGCTTGCTACTTGAAATCGTTGGCGGTGAAGCAGGACCGATTGTTGAAGCAGTGTCAGAGGCGGATTTACCAAAAGAGCGTCAAGTAACTTTACGCCGTGAGCGTTTAGACCGCGTGATCGGTTATCATATCGAAGATGCTAAAGTGTCAGATATCTTAACGCGTCTGGGCTTAGCGGTAACATTTGCAGACGACCAGTGGCAAGCTCAAGTGCCAAGCTATCGCTTCGACATTAGTATCGAAGAAGACTTAATTGAAGAAGTTGCTCGTGTAT
This portion of the Pseudoalteromonas sp. GCY genome encodes:
- a CDS encoding collagenase, with the protein product MMKITKLTLALSALTAINSANAHQESQRLFKPLDASVQVETNISHGHEHKDLHDRAPVAHTPTRSMPLLSAKHTPLLQAMAVSQSEAIAACDLNSLASASSSQIVTEIKQQGTSCINALFSADSSIQTQVFTSDKMYAAAQNAKSLSQSYSGNGSADLEALYLFIRAGFYVEFYNDQVTFATWVKPAVKDALDAFVSNSHFYDDNDAHGKVLGEAITTMDSSELQGHYLPVVKAWLSKWNESYAQKWNMRSAVNGIFTILYRGQWNDNFVALVKNDQQLVSLLGSFTAQTWMVNSDSEYLIINAASELARLKLYNGAAIQESVDTQLTALFSRYNSYGFGDGVWLAAADVATYYADCGQFGICNFDKELEVKVLSQQHSCSDTIKVRAQALTAQQLTSACQTMEAEEGRFHTMLETGSLPVADDNNDFLQVNIFNSSADYKKYAKAIFKISTDNGGMYLEGNPSDVNNVANFVAYEASYAKPDHYIWNLEHEYVHYLDGRFDLYGDFNAPTKPIVWWSEGVAEYIANLNDNQAAIDTIKDGSVYTLAEIFSTTYDGFDQDRIYRWGYLGVRFLYEKHFDEVLAMRQETRQANWNAYQARMDRLASQYQSEFVQWCNELAAGGQNSAPTSEINGPYSGDVNQAIQFSSQGSVDPDGDALTYLWRFGDGSQSNEANPTHSYVQAGEYQISLTVSDPSGLNHTSNTVATVSATTSNKLQSGVAVTVAGEQDEQVAFSIDVVAGSDKLVISTSGGTGDADLYVKLGSAPTFSEYDCRPYQSGNEEVCEITTPAAGTYYIMLHGYNRFENVQLLGEIVTNSTIEDVCQSQGSVSNGRLAADETICLGSQEPMWFSLENVSGQQSVVIKTAHGSGDLGLEYSNAGWPNGTNVDASSFNQGNQECIEISAQSEYWGYLKVSGAPTGAALKVSYNKDGCQ
- a CDS encoding substrate-binding periplasmic protein, encoding MLKKYCIAIVTWLMVAFSVTAAETQILYVYHHKPPYIIDLEAQKGLYFDLAKLINAVQKELQVEVRFVPRKRLDKQLEQQTLKGFILGVNPAWFDDRKKQKYLWSGPLMYDTDEFVSHVEQPFEYYHPSSLYGNQVGAIAGYYYRHLDQGVEQANIQRVNVNSEEALLEMILKRRVSIAIVSRSTTEYLIAKNGWKRVFHFSQNPHETYFRAILAPKDSASDFEALQQVLDSKPFKKQLVKLLKSYHLAY
- a CDS encoding VOC family protein, with translation MKYLHTMVRVRDLDESMKFYCDLLGLVEVKRYDSEQGRFSLIYLAAPDQVEQAQQSFSPTIELTYNWDPEEYSGGRNFGHLAFAVENIYALCQKLQDAGVVINRPPRCGHMAFVKSPDGISIELLQQGDALPPAEPWQSMENTGSW
- a CDS encoding sensor domain-containing diguanylate cyclase; translation: MMAELPEVIDSMTDIVSCLNTSESLEHFLLNVHCIVQKITYADNFYVVLQRQDGEFEFPYFHDVKDSISLEELNSLTSTEIDKTLTSYALRSDSVKNYSEHALMALTEKGVIEMLGSFPKQWLCFPLINRDKHLGAFVIQSYRRSDEYSEAMVDLLYTVSHVIASAMDAFANQQALIEANKALRTHELELEAMVEKRTHELSVSLEELRTEVEKRKSLQEKLEFDAYHDNLTQLANRKYLFNELNKMSARSMRQPVNVYLGYLDLDNFKPINDNHGHHSGDEVLVHVARRLQEALREYDFVCRIGGDEFVFVINEKIARDLLESLANRLLGVINEDILLTNGELVNVGCSIGMAVSEGVEFSAESLLKVADQALYESKGKGKNQVSFSFK
- a CDS encoding DUF2066 domain-containing protein, translating into MDIMIIRLILIALFCFAMTAKAVEVQNLYEASLSVSDKSRATRAQASQQALLKVLQKLTGKADDFSHPSIQASLKRISDYMLRYEYYDRQGVTKIKVEFEPGKVEDLVREAGLPLWGNRRPMVAIWMVIEDNFRREFVTQESYPQLERLIYDTADEWGVPVVVPLMDLEDRSNVSIAEVWGNFSNEVEEASLRYEAERVITARLFQPPHTNSWQLDWRYTDAEYFEPEQYVGDKQQVIIDMVNQLSSTLAQKYVIDPNLTLEAHRTEIVVEQLQSFTDVEMAKRRLLSMSTVVGVDVIYRAKTAVKFAIEHTSNVSDLRKTIALEQSFKAYEDPRAYYQIADDNNLKYNWVGK
- the hda gene encoding DnaA inactivator Hda, with the protein product MESPRQMALPVTLPDDETFASYFGGEASLEVSHLKNGLARRLTGFQYTYLCGLADSGKSHLLYATCIEAQELGLSTILLSVREVLDFGPLVLDGLDALDVVCIDDVHLVAGDEAWEKALFNFFNRFNEKGKCLVVTADLLPNMLNLSLPDLESRLTWGTTFQIRSMSDDDKAEALVKRAHMRGLELSDECARFLLTRLSRDMRALLDVLDKLDHASMAAQRKLTIPFIKATLKL
- the pheS gene encoding phenylalanine--tRNA ligase subunit alpha; protein product: MNLENILAQALEAVEQASEIAHLEEVRVNYLGKKGEITGLLKTLGKLAPEERKDAGQVINQAKTQVQDAITVKREALANAALEQKLAAETIDVTLPGRTMPAGGLHPVTRTIERIEQFFGELGFAVKSGPEVEDDFHNFDALNIPEHHPARADHDTFYFNPKLVLRTQTSGVQIRTMEAEQPPLRIISPGRVYRNDYDQTHTPMFHQVEGLMVDTNVSFTELKGILHDFLRNFFEEDMEIRFRPSYFPFTEPSAEVDVKGKNGKWLEVLGCGMVHPNVLRSVGIDPEKYTGFAFGMGVERLTMLRYGVTDLRAFFENDLKFLNQFR
- the pheT gene encoding phenylalanine--tRNA ligase subunit beta, coding for MKFSEKWLREWVNPAIDTDALSEQLSMAGLEVDGVDPVAGDFQGVVIGEVVECGQHPDADKLRVTKVNVGEDELLDIVCGAANCRAGLKVAVAKVGATLPGDFKIKKAKLRGQPSHGMLCAFEELGMAESSDGILELPMDAPIGQDIREYFGLNDVTIDVDLTANRSDCLGIKGLAREVGVLNSIDVTEVAITPVTPTIDDKISIELVNSEACPRYLGRVIKGVNVKAETPFWMVEKLRRCGVRSIDPVVDVTNYVLLELGHPMHAFDLSQIEGGIKVRNAFENEELVLLDGNTAKLNPSTLLIADDNKALAMAGIFGGEQSGVSEETKDILLESAFFAPLAIAGQARSYGLHTDASHRYERGVDPVLQRDAMERATGLLLEIVGGEAGPIVEAVSEADLPKERQVTLRRERLDRVIGYHIEDAKVSDILTRLGLAVTFADDQWQAQVPSYRFDISIEEDLIEEVARVFGYNNIPNVAPTAALKMTDHQEACLPVARFRDELVSRGYQEAITYSFVDPKAQQQLHPEADALILPHPISVEMSAMRVSLMTGLINAVSYNQNRQQSRIRLFETGLKFIKDDNAENGVRQTAVIGGIAYGNTHNEHWSVPSRKVDFFDVKGDVEALLALCNDKARFSFKAEASDGLHPGQSAAIYADGKKVGFIGAVHPQLLKPLELKDTPYVFEIDMAALENRLLPEAVSISKFPSNRRDIAILVADDVKIGDILECIEKVGGNQLVDLNLFDVYKGQGVEPDHKSLAIALTLQAVDRTLEEKDISAVVENVVAELAKQFNASLRD